Proteins encoded in a region of the Pieris rapae chromosome 12, ilPieRapa1.1, whole genome shotgun sequence genome:
- the LOC111002647 gene encoding dynamin isoform X7 produces the protein MAGNFGMQQLIPIVNKLQDAFVTMGVHMSLDLPQIAVVGGQSAGKSSVLENFVGRDFLPRGSGIVTRRPLILQLIHGNAEYAEFLHCKGKKFVDFNEVRAEIEAETDRITGSNKGISPVPINLRVYSPNVLNLTLIDLPGLTKVPIGDQPIDIEQQIKAMIFQFIKRESCLILAVTPANTDLANSDALKLAKEVDPQGLRTIGVITKLDLMDEGTDARDVLENKLLPLRRGYIGVVNRSQKDIEGRKDISAALAAERKFFLSHPSYRHLADRLGTPYLQRVLNQQLTNHIRDTLPGLRDKLQKQLLALEKDVEQYKHFRPDDPSIKTKAMLQMIQQLQTDFERTIEGSGSAQINTNELSGGAKINRLFHERFPFEIVKMEFDEKELRREIAFAIRNIHGIRVGLFTPDMAFEAIVKKQISRLKEPSLKCVDLVVQELSNVVRVCTERMSRYPRLREETERIIMSHVRSREQQCKDQLVLLIDCELAYMNTNHEDFIGFANLHDHGAQNQSENAAKSGHRALGNQVIRKGYMCIHNLGIMKGGSRDYWFVLTSESISWFKDEEEREKKYMLPLDGLKLRDLEQGFMSRRHMFALFNPEGRNVYKDYKQLELSCETQDDVDSWKASFLRAGVYPEKTSEAANGDENSDSSGTSSMDPQLERQVETIRNLVDSYMRIVTKTTRDLVPKTIMMMIINNAKDFINGELLAHLYASGDQSQMMEESPEEALKREEMLRMYHACKEALRIIGDVSMATVSTPVPPPVKNDWLESRLDSNPRLSPPSPGGPRRSAPQQQSSLGQRGAPPPPAGGTGRPAPPLPSRPGGAAPPPPGGRPAPGGGLPAPLIPTRPGSAAGVAMGAMNQMPPHMRQQINQAVGQAVTNAAISELSSAFAKFNRPVPNLPPKLPERPQNGRPY, from the exons ATGGCTGGAAATTTTGGAATGCAACAGCTTATACCCATTGTAAACAAATTGCAAGATGCGTTTGTTACAATGGGTGTACATATGTCGTTAGACCTACCACAAATTGCAGTTGTGGGTGGTCAATCGGCAGGGAAAAGTTCTGTACTAGAAAATTTTGTCGGCAG AGATTTTTTGCCTAGAGGATCTGGTATTGTCACTAGAAGACCTCTGATTCTGCAACTAATACATGGAAATGcag AATATGCTGAGTTCTTGCATTGCAAGGGCAAGAAATTTGTAGACTTCAATGAAGTCCGAGCTGAAATTGAGGCAGAGACTGATCGGATCACAGGATCAAACAAAGGGATATCACCTGTGCCTATTAACTTACGAGTGTACTCACCTAATg TTCTCAACCTGACATTAATAGATCTGCCCGGGCTTACAAAGGTGCCCATTGGAGACCAGCCTATCGACATAGAGCAGCAAATTAAAGCCATGATATTCCAGTTCATCAAACGAGAGAGCTGTCTTATTCTAGCTGTGACCCCAGCCAACACTGACTTGGCGAACAGCGATGCCCTCAAACTTGCCAAAGAAGTGGACCCTCAAG gtcTGCGCACAATCGGTGTAATAACGAAGCTGGATCTCATGGACGAAGGAACCGACGCCAGAGATGTCCTTGAAAACAAGTTGCTGCCTCTTCGTCGTGGATACATCGGTGTCGTTAACCGCTCGCAGAAGGACATCGAAGGCCGAAAGGATATTTCTGCCGCATTGGCAGCAGAAAGGAAGTTCTTCCTTAG TCACCCATCATATCGCCACCTGGCAGATCGTCTGGGAACACCTTACCTCCAGCGGGTTCTTAACCAGCAGTTAACTAATCACATTCGTGACACTCTACCCGGCCTTCGGGACAAGTTGCAGAAGCAATTACTAGCTTTGGAAAAGGATGTCGAACAGTACAAGCATTTCAGACCTGATGACCCGTCTATCAAGACTAAGGCCATGCTGCA aatGATCCAGCAACTTCAGACCGACTTCGAGAGAACTATAGAAGGTTCGGGTTCAGCTCAGATCAATACAAATGAGTTATCTGGTGGTGCCAAGATTAACCGTCTCTTCCACGAGCGGTTTCCCTTTGAGATTGTCAAAATGGAATTCGATGAGAAGGAGTTGCGTAGGGAGATAGCATTTGCCATAAGAAATATTCATGGTATCAGG GTGGGTCTATTTACCCCAGATATGGCATTCGAGGCGATTGTGAAGAAACAAATCTCTCGATTGAAGGAGCCCTCACTCAAGTGTGTGGATTTGGTCGTACAGGAATTGTCTAATGTCGTCCGCGTTTGTACTGAGAGG ATGTCTCGTTACCCGCGTCTCCGTGAAGAGACCGAACGTATAATAATGTCCCACGTCCGATCTCGCGAACAACAATGCAAAGATCAACTTGTCCTACTTATCGATTGTGAGCTGGCTTACATGAACACCAATCATGAGGACTTTATTGGATTTGCCAA CCTGCATGACCACGG CGCACAAAATCAATCTGAGAATGCGGCAAAGTCGGGTCACCGGGCGCTCGGTAATCAGGTTATTAGGAAAGGATACATGTGTATACACAATTTGGGAATTATGAAAG gtggTTCCCGTGACTACTGGTTTGTTCTTACATCGGAAAGCATCTCCTGGTTCAAAGATGAGGAGGAACGCGAGAAGAAGTACATGCTTCCGCTGGACGGACTCAAGCTGAGAGACCTGGAGCAAGGTTTCATGTCCCGGCGACACATGTTCGCCCTCTTCAACCCTGAAGGAAGGAATGTTTACAAG GATTATAAACAACTCGAGTTATCGTGTGAAACGCAAGATGATGTAGACTCTTGGAAGGCGTCTTTCCTCAGAGCTGGTGTCTACCCGGAGAAGACCTCGGAAGCGGCTAACGGGGATGAG AATTCAGATTCGAGTGGTACAAGCAGCATGGACCCTCAATTGGAGAGACAAGTGGAGACAATCAGGAACCTGGTTGATTCCTACATGCGTATAGTGACAAAGACGACCAGGGATCTCGTGCCGAAGACAATCATGATGATGATCATTAATAATGCCAAAGACTTCATCAATGGGGAGCTGCTCGCACATTTGTATGCGTCTGGTGACCAg TCACAAATGATGGAAGAATCCCCCGAAGAGGCCCTGAAACGAGAGGAGATGCTGCGTATGTACCACGCGTGCAAGGAAGCATTACGGATCATTGGGGACGTTTCTATGGCAACTGTGAGCACACCTGTTCCTCCACCCGTCAAGAACGACTGGTTAGAGAGCAGATTGGACTCCAACCCGCGGCTTTCACCTCCATCGCCAGGTGGACCCAGGCGTTCTGCGCCGCAGCAACAGA GTTCGTTAGGCCAGCGTGGCGCTCCGCCCCCGCCGGCTGGAGGCACGGGTAGGCCTGCGCCACCTCTGCCTTCTCGGCCCGGAGGCGCCGCCCCACCGCCACCTGGTGGCCGCCCCGCTCCAGGGGGTGGCTTGCCCGCACCACTTATTCCCAC GCGTCCGGGGAGCGCGGCAGGCGTCGCCATGGGCGCCATGAATCAAATGCCGCCACACATGCGCCAGCAAATCAACCAAGCAGTGGGACAAGCCGTCACCAATGCCGCTATCAGCGAATTGAGTTCAGCCTTCGCGAAATTCAA
- the LOC111002647 gene encoding dynamin isoform X6, with protein MAGNFGMQQLIPIVNKLQDAFVTMGVHMSLDLPQIAVVGGQSAGKSSVLENFVGRDFLPRGSGIVTRRPLILQLIHGNAEYAEFLHCKGKKFVDFNEVRAEIEAETDRITGSNKGISPVPINLRVYSPNVLNLTLIDLPGLTKVPIGDQPIDIEQQIKAMIFQFIKRESCLILAVTPANTDLANSDALKLAKEVDPQGLRTIGVITKLDLMDEGTDARDVLENKLLPLRRGYIGVVNRSQKDIEGRKDISAALAAERKFFLSHPSYRHLADRLGTPYLQRVLNQQLTNHIRDTLPGLRDKLQKQLLALEKDVEQYKHFRPDDPSIKTKAMLQMIQQLQTDFERTIEGSGSAQINTNELSGGAKINRLFHERFPFEIVKMEFDEKELRREIAFAIRNIHGIRVGLFTPDMAFEAIVKKQISRLKEPSLKCVDLVVQELSNVVRVCTERMSRYPRLREETERIIMSHVRSREQQCKDQLVLLIDCELAYMNTNHEDFIGFANAQNQSENAAKSGHRALGNQVIRKGYMCIHNLGIMKGGSRDYWFVLTSESISWFKDEEEREKKYMLPLDGLKLRDLEQGFMSRRHMFALFNPEGRNVYKDYKQLELSCETQDDVDSWKASFLRAGVYPEKTSEAANGDEGEGTENSDSSGTSSMDPQLERQVETIRNLVDSYMRIVTKTTRDLVPKTIMMMIINNAKDFINGELLAHLYASGDQSQMMEESPEEALKREEMLRMYHACKEALRIIGDVSMATVSTPVPPPVKNDWLESRLDSNPRLSPPSPGGPRRSAPQQQSSLGQRGAPPPPAGGTGRPAPPLPSRPGGAAPPPPGGRPAPGGGLPAPLIPTRPGSAAGVAMGAMNQMPPHMRQQINQAVGQAVTNAAISELSSAFAKFNRPVPNLPPKLPERPQNGRPY; from the exons ATGGCTGGAAATTTTGGAATGCAACAGCTTATACCCATTGTAAACAAATTGCAAGATGCGTTTGTTACAATGGGTGTACATATGTCGTTAGACCTACCACAAATTGCAGTTGTGGGTGGTCAATCGGCAGGGAAAAGTTCTGTACTAGAAAATTTTGTCGGCAG AGATTTTTTGCCTAGAGGATCTGGTATTGTCACTAGAAGACCTCTGATTCTGCAACTAATACATGGAAATGcag AATATGCTGAGTTCTTGCATTGCAAGGGCAAGAAATTTGTAGACTTCAATGAAGTCCGAGCTGAAATTGAGGCAGAGACTGATCGGATCACAGGATCAAACAAAGGGATATCACCTGTGCCTATTAACTTACGAGTGTACTCACCTAATg TTCTCAACCTGACATTAATAGATCTGCCCGGGCTTACAAAGGTGCCCATTGGAGACCAGCCTATCGACATAGAGCAGCAAATTAAAGCCATGATATTCCAGTTCATCAAACGAGAGAGCTGTCTTATTCTAGCTGTGACCCCAGCCAACACTGACTTGGCGAACAGCGATGCCCTCAAACTTGCCAAAGAAGTGGACCCTCAAG gtcTGCGCACAATCGGTGTAATAACGAAGCTGGATCTCATGGACGAAGGAACCGACGCCAGAGATGTCCTTGAAAACAAGTTGCTGCCTCTTCGTCGTGGATACATCGGTGTCGTTAACCGCTCGCAGAAGGACATCGAAGGCCGAAAGGATATTTCTGCCGCATTGGCAGCAGAAAGGAAGTTCTTCCTTAG TCACCCATCATATCGCCACCTGGCAGATCGTCTGGGAACACCTTACCTCCAGCGGGTTCTTAACCAGCAGTTAACTAATCACATTCGTGACACTCTACCCGGCCTTCGGGACAAGTTGCAGAAGCAATTACTAGCTTTGGAAAAGGATGTCGAACAGTACAAGCATTTCAGACCTGATGACCCGTCTATCAAGACTAAGGCCATGCTGCA aatGATCCAGCAACTTCAGACCGACTTCGAGAGAACTATAGAAGGTTCGGGTTCAGCTCAGATCAATACAAATGAGTTATCTGGTGGTGCCAAGATTAACCGTCTCTTCCACGAGCGGTTTCCCTTTGAGATTGTCAAAATGGAATTCGATGAGAAGGAGTTGCGTAGGGAGATAGCATTTGCCATAAGAAATATTCATGGTATCAGG GTGGGTCTATTTACCCCAGATATGGCATTCGAGGCGATTGTGAAGAAACAAATCTCTCGATTGAAGGAGCCCTCACTCAAGTGTGTGGATTTGGTCGTACAGGAATTGTCTAATGTCGTCCGCGTTTGTACTGAGAGG ATGTCTCGTTACCCGCGTCTCCGTGAAGAGACCGAACGTATAATAATGTCCCACGTCCGATCTCGCGAACAACAATGCAAAGATCAACTTGTCCTACTTATCGATTGTGAGCTGGCTTACATGAACACCAATCATGAGGACTTTATTGGATTTGCCAA CGCACAAAATCAATCTGAGAATGCGGCAAAGTCGGGTCACCGGGCGCTCGGTAATCAGGTTATTAGGAAAGGATACATGTGTATACACAATTTGGGAATTATGAAAG gtggTTCCCGTGACTACTGGTTTGTTCTTACATCGGAAAGCATCTCCTGGTTCAAAGATGAGGAGGAACGCGAGAAGAAGTACATGCTTCCGCTGGACGGACTCAAGCTGAGAGACCTGGAGCAAGGTTTCATGTCCCGGCGACACATGTTCGCCCTCTTCAACCCTGAAGGAAGGAATGTTTACAAG GATTATAAACAACTCGAGTTATCGTGTGAAACGCAAGATGATGTAGACTCTTGGAAGGCGTCTTTCCTCAGAGCTGGTGTCTACCCGGAGAAGACCTCGGAAGCGGCTAACGGGGATGAG GGTGAAGGAACCGAG AATTCAGATTCGAGTGGTACAAGCAGCATGGACCCTCAATTGGAGAGACAAGTGGAGACAATCAGGAACCTGGTTGATTCCTACATGCGTATAGTGACAAAGACGACCAGGGATCTCGTGCCGAAGACAATCATGATGATGATCATTAATAATGCCAAAGACTTCATCAATGGGGAGCTGCTCGCACATTTGTATGCGTCTGGTGACCAg TCACAAATGATGGAAGAATCCCCCGAAGAGGCCCTGAAACGAGAGGAGATGCTGCGTATGTACCACGCGTGCAAGGAAGCATTACGGATCATTGGGGACGTTTCTATGGCAACTGTGAGCACACCTGTTCCTCCACCCGTCAAGAACGACTGGTTAGAGAGCAGATTGGACTCCAACCCGCGGCTTTCACCTCCATCGCCAGGTGGACCCAGGCGTTCTGCGCCGCAGCAACAGA GTTCGTTAGGCCAGCGTGGCGCTCCGCCCCCGCCGGCTGGAGGCACGGGTAGGCCTGCGCCACCTCTGCCTTCTCGGCCCGGAGGCGCCGCCCCACCGCCACCTGGTGGCCGCCCCGCTCCAGGGGGTGGCTTGCCCGCACCACTTATTCCCAC GCGTCCGGGGAGCGCGGCAGGCGTCGCCATGGGCGCCATGAATCAAATGCCGCCACACATGCGCCAGCAAATCAACCAAGCAGTGGGACAAGCCGTCACCAATGCCGCTATCAGCGAATTGAGTTCAGCCTTCGCGAAATTCAA
- the LOC111002647 gene encoding dynamin isoform X9: MAGNFGMQQLIPIVNKLQDAFVTMGVHMSLDLPQIAVVGGQSAGKSSVLENFVGRDFLPRGSGIVTRRPLILQLIHGNAEYAEFLHCKGKKFVDFNEVRAEIEAETDRITGSNKGISPVPINLRVYSPNVLNLTLIDLPGLTKVPIGDQPIDIEQQIKAMIFQFIKRESCLILAVTPANTDLANSDALKLAKEVDPQGLRTIGVITKLDLMDEGTDARDVLENKLLPLRRGYIGVVNRSQKDIEGRKDISAALAAERKFFLSHPSYRHLADRLGTPYLQRVLNQQLTNHIRDTLPGLRDKLQKQLLALEKDVEQYKHFRPDDPSIKTKAMLQMIQQLQTDFERTIEGSGSAQINTNELSGGAKINRLFHERFPFEIVKMEFDEKELRREIAFAIRNIHGIRVGLFTPDMAFEAIVKKQISRLKEPSLKCVDLVVQELSNVVRVCTERMSRYPRLREETERIIMSHVRSREQQCKDQLVLLIDCELAYMNTNHEDFIGFANAQNQSENAAKSGHRALGNQVIRKGYMCIHNLGIMKGGSRDYWFVLTSESISWFKDEEEREKKYMLPLDGLKLRDLEQGFMSRRHMFALFNPEGRNVYKDYKQLELSCETQDDVDSWKASFLRAGVYPEKTSEAANGDENSDSSGTSSMDPQLERQVETIRNLVDSYMRIVTKTTRDLVPKTIMMMIINNAKDFINGELLAHLYASGDQSQMMEESPEEALKREEMLRMYHACKEALRIIGDVSMATVSTPVPPPVKNDWLESRLDSNPRLSPPSPGGPRRSAPQQQSSLGQRGAPPPPAGGTGRPAPPLPSRPGGAAPPPPGGRPAPGGGLPAPLIPTRPGSAAGVAMGAMNQMPPHMRQQINQAVGQAVTNAAISELSSAFAKFNRPVPNLPPKLPERPQNGRPY; the protein is encoded by the exons ATGGCTGGAAATTTTGGAATGCAACAGCTTATACCCATTGTAAACAAATTGCAAGATGCGTTTGTTACAATGGGTGTACATATGTCGTTAGACCTACCACAAATTGCAGTTGTGGGTGGTCAATCGGCAGGGAAAAGTTCTGTACTAGAAAATTTTGTCGGCAG AGATTTTTTGCCTAGAGGATCTGGTATTGTCACTAGAAGACCTCTGATTCTGCAACTAATACATGGAAATGcag AATATGCTGAGTTCTTGCATTGCAAGGGCAAGAAATTTGTAGACTTCAATGAAGTCCGAGCTGAAATTGAGGCAGAGACTGATCGGATCACAGGATCAAACAAAGGGATATCACCTGTGCCTATTAACTTACGAGTGTACTCACCTAATg TTCTCAACCTGACATTAATAGATCTGCCCGGGCTTACAAAGGTGCCCATTGGAGACCAGCCTATCGACATAGAGCAGCAAATTAAAGCCATGATATTCCAGTTCATCAAACGAGAGAGCTGTCTTATTCTAGCTGTGACCCCAGCCAACACTGACTTGGCGAACAGCGATGCCCTCAAACTTGCCAAAGAAGTGGACCCTCAAG gtcTGCGCACAATCGGTGTAATAACGAAGCTGGATCTCATGGACGAAGGAACCGACGCCAGAGATGTCCTTGAAAACAAGTTGCTGCCTCTTCGTCGTGGATACATCGGTGTCGTTAACCGCTCGCAGAAGGACATCGAAGGCCGAAAGGATATTTCTGCCGCATTGGCAGCAGAAAGGAAGTTCTTCCTTAG TCACCCATCATATCGCCACCTGGCAGATCGTCTGGGAACACCTTACCTCCAGCGGGTTCTTAACCAGCAGTTAACTAATCACATTCGTGACACTCTACCCGGCCTTCGGGACAAGTTGCAGAAGCAATTACTAGCTTTGGAAAAGGATGTCGAACAGTACAAGCATTTCAGACCTGATGACCCGTCTATCAAGACTAAGGCCATGCTGCA aatGATCCAGCAACTTCAGACCGACTTCGAGAGAACTATAGAAGGTTCGGGTTCAGCTCAGATCAATACAAATGAGTTATCTGGTGGTGCCAAGATTAACCGTCTCTTCCACGAGCGGTTTCCCTTTGAGATTGTCAAAATGGAATTCGATGAGAAGGAGTTGCGTAGGGAGATAGCATTTGCCATAAGAAATATTCATGGTATCAGG GTGGGTCTATTTACCCCAGATATGGCATTCGAGGCGATTGTGAAGAAACAAATCTCTCGATTGAAGGAGCCCTCACTCAAGTGTGTGGATTTGGTCGTACAGGAATTGTCTAATGTCGTCCGCGTTTGTACTGAGAGG ATGTCTCGTTACCCGCGTCTCCGTGAAGAGACCGAACGTATAATAATGTCCCACGTCCGATCTCGCGAACAACAATGCAAAGATCAACTTGTCCTACTTATCGATTGTGAGCTGGCTTACATGAACACCAATCATGAGGACTTTATTGGATTTGCCAA CGCACAAAATCAATCTGAGAATGCGGCAAAGTCGGGTCACCGGGCGCTCGGTAATCAGGTTATTAGGAAAGGATACATGTGTATACACAATTTGGGAATTATGAAAG gtggTTCCCGTGACTACTGGTTTGTTCTTACATCGGAAAGCATCTCCTGGTTCAAAGATGAGGAGGAACGCGAGAAGAAGTACATGCTTCCGCTGGACGGACTCAAGCTGAGAGACCTGGAGCAAGGTTTCATGTCCCGGCGACACATGTTCGCCCTCTTCAACCCTGAAGGAAGGAATGTTTACAAG GATTATAAACAACTCGAGTTATCGTGTGAAACGCAAGATGATGTAGACTCTTGGAAGGCGTCTTTCCTCAGAGCTGGTGTCTACCCGGAGAAGACCTCGGAAGCGGCTAACGGGGATGAG AATTCAGATTCGAGTGGTACAAGCAGCATGGACCCTCAATTGGAGAGACAAGTGGAGACAATCAGGAACCTGGTTGATTCCTACATGCGTATAGTGACAAAGACGACCAGGGATCTCGTGCCGAAGACAATCATGATGATGATCATTAATAATGCCAAAGACTTCATCAATGGGGAGCTGCTCGCACATTTGTATGCGTCTGGTGACCAg TCACAAATGATGGAAGAATCCCCCGAAGAGGCCCTGAAACGAGAGGAGATGCTGCGTATGTACCACGCGTGCAAGGAAGCATTACGGATCATTGGGGACGTTTCTATGGCAACTGTGAGCACACCTGTTCCTCCACCCGTCAAGAACGACTGGTTAGAGAGCAGATTGGACTCCAACCCGCGGCTTTCACCTCCATCGCCAGGTGGACCCAGGCGTTCTGCGCCGCAGCAACAGA GTTCGTTAGGCCAGCGTGGCGCTCCGCCCCCGCCGGCTGGAGGCACGGGTAGGCCTGCGCCACCTCTGCCTTCTCGGCCCGGAGGCGCCGCCCCACCGCCACCTGGTGGCCGCCCCGCTCCAGGGGGTGGCTTGCCCGCACCACTTATTCCCAC GCGTCCGGGGAGCGCGGCAGGCGTCGCCATGGGCGCCATGAATCAAATGCCGCCACACATGCGCCAGCAAATCAACCAAGCAGTGGGACAAGCCGTCACCAATGCCGCTATCAGCGAATTGAGTTCAGCCTTCGCGAAATTCAA